One Methanolinea sp. DNA window includes the following coding sequences:
- a CDS encoding Zn-ribbon domain-containing OB-fold protein, with protein sequence MSSVARFWRKIPQRYNLVGTRCENCGRYYYPPRTLCPQCRRAGRIREHRFSGKGTVVTYTVIRTASEQFEQMTPYVLAIVQLDEGPRLTAQLVCRPEEARIGMRVRPVFRRISADGESGAIHYGTKFAPDTE encoded by the coding sequence GTGTCGTCGGTCGCACGGTTCTGGAGGAAGATCCCGCAGAGGTACAACCTCGTGGGGACACGGTGCGAGAACTGCGGGCGTTACTACTACCCGCCGCGGACGCTCTGCCCCCAGTGCCGGAGGGCGGGCAGGATCCGCGAGCACAGGTTCTCGGGGAAGGGGACGGTCGTCACCTACACGGTGATCCGCACGGCGAGCGAGCAGTTCGAGCAGATGACGCCGTACGTGCTCGCGATCGTCCAGCTCGACGAGGGGCCGCGCCTGACGGCGCAGCTCGTCTGCAGGCCCGAGGAGGCGCGGATCGGGATGCGTGTCCGGCCCGTCTTCCGCAGGATATCCGCAGACGGGGAGTCGGGCGCCATCCACTACGGGACGAAATTCGCGCCGGACACCGAGTGA
- the wecB gene encoding UDP-N-acetylglucosamine 2-epimerase (non-hydrolyzing), with translation MIAIVLGTRPEIIKMSPVIRECERRGIDYFILHTGQHYSYEMDRIFFEELELPEAKFNLDVGSGSHAEQTAKIMTCVEEALQKEQPDVVLVQGDTNTVMGAALAAVKLHIHVGHVEAGLRSFNRTMPEEINRIVADHVSNLLFAPTKRAEQNLLHEGISGEKIHITGNTIVDAVHQNLAISEHKVNPLAQFGLKKKEYFLVTAHRAENVDERNKLAGIMDGLSLIREAYNIPIIYPVHPRTRKMLLNYGISPDGITMIEPLGYLEFLQLAKHAKLILTDSGGVQEEACILGVPCVTLRENTERQETLEVGSNMLVGTDPYMIQGGVARMLEIKGDWKNPFGDGKAGERIIEIIRNGPFS, from the coding sequence ATGATCGCGATCGTCCTCGGCACCAGGCCTGAGATCATCAAGATGTCCCCCGTGATCCGCGAGTGCGAACGCAGGGGCATCGATTACTTCATCCTCCATACCGGGCAGCATTACTCCTACGAGATGGACCGGATTTTCTTTGAGGAGCTCGAATTGCCGGAGGCAAAATTCAACCTCGACGTCGGTTCAGGTTCGCATGCAGAGCAGACGGCGAAGATCATGACATGCGTTGAAGAGGCACTCCAAAAAGAACAACCAGATGTTGTACTCGTCCAGGGAGATACCAACACCGTCATGGGTGCTGCACTCGCGGCCGTGAAACTCCACATACATGTTGGCCATGTCGAGGCGGGACTTAGATCCTTCAATCGCACGATGCCAGAGGAGATCAACCGGATCGTTGCCGATCACGTCTCCAATCTCCTTTTCGCCCCCACAAAAAGAGCCGAACAGAACCTCTTACATGAAGGCATATCCGGCGAGAAGATACATATCACAGGGAATACCATCGTCGATGCCGTTCACCAGAACCTCGCAATATCGGAGCATAAGGTAAATCCTTTGGCGCAATTTGGTTTGAAAAAGAAAGAATACTTCCTTGTCACCGCACACAGGGCGGAAAATGTCGACGAGAGAAACAAACTCGCAGGCATTATGGATGGGCTCTCCCTGATACGCGAGGCGTACAACATACCCATCATCTATCCTGTCCACCCCCGCACCAGAAAGATGCTCTTAAATTACGGGATATCTCCTGATGGCATCACCATGATCGAACCTCTCGGCTATCTCGAATTCCTCCAGCTGGCGAAACATGCAAAATTAATACTGACCGACTCGGGAGGGGTGCAGGAGGAGGCCTGTATCCTCGGCGTCCCCTGCGTTACCCTGCGTGAGAACACCGAAAGGCAGGAGACCCTCGAGGTGGGGAGCAATATGCTTGTCGGGACTGATCCTTACATGATTCAAGGCGGAGTCGCAAGGATGCTCGAAATCAAAGGTGACTGGAAGAACCCATTCGGGGACGGAAAGGCGGGTGAGAGAATCATCGAGATCATTCGAAATGGTCCGTTTTCCTAG
- a CDS encoding NAD(P)-dependent oxidoreductase, protein MITKKVLVTGGAGFIGTNLIKELESRGHEVIACDIFHTHRENYIRADVRNYRQLERIFESHSFDYVYHLAAEYGRWNGEDYYENLWQTNVIGTKHMLRLQEKHKFRMIFFSSAEVYGDYDGIMTEDVMEKNAIRDTYQMNDYAITKWAGELMCMNSSKMFGTETVRVRPVNCYGPHEHYNPYRGFIPKFIYHALFNKPYTVYRGHRRIIDYVEDSCRTWANILDNFIPGEVYNVAGRPEWERDIKEYSDLVLSAVGRDDSLVTYQDAEPFTTKVKTIDCSKAIRDLKHDPKVPPEEGIRRTVEWMKRHYGMDD, encoded by the coding sequence ATGATCACTAAAAAAGTGCTAGTTACTGGTGGCGCAGGATTCATCGGAACGAATCTGATCAAAGAACTCGAATCGAGGGGGCACGAGGTAATCGCCTGCGATATTTTCCATACACACAGGGAGAATTACATCCGGGCAGATGTCAGGAACTACCGTCAGCTGGAGCGGATCTTTGAATCCCACAGCTTCGATTATGTGTATCACCTAGCTGCCGAGTACGGCAGATGGAACGGTGAGGATTACTACGAGAATCTCTGGCAGACGAATGTCATCGGCACGAAACACATGCTCCGTTTGCAGGAGAAACACAAATTCCGTATGATCTTCTTTTCCAGCGCGGAGGTATACGGTGACTACGACGGCATCATGACAGAGGATGTCATGGAGAAGAACGCCATCCGCGACACCTATCAGATGAATGACTACGCGATCACAAAATGGGCGGGTGAGCTGATGTGCATGAACTCGTCCAAGATGTTCGGCACAGAGACGGTCAGGGTCAGACCTGTCAATTGTTATGGGCCGCACGAGCACTACAATCCTTACAGGGGATTCATACCGAAATTCATCTACCATGCACTTTTCAACAAACCCTATACGGTGTACAGGGGCCACAGGCGCATCATCGATTACGTGGAGGACTCCTGCCGGACATGGGCGAATATCCTCGACAATTTCATCCCGGGAGAGGTCTATAACGTGGCAGGGAGGCCAGAATGGGAGAGGGACATCAAGGAATATTCGGATCTCGTGCTTTCTGCAGTTGGCCGTGACGATTCATTGGTCACTTATCAAGATGCTGAACCATTTACCACAAAGGTGAAGACCATCGATTGTTCAAAGGCGATACGTGATTTAAAGCATGATCCAAAGGTTCCCCCGGAAGAAGGCATCCGGAGAACCGTCGAATGGATGAAGAGACATTACGGGATGGATGATTGA
- a CDS encoding thiolase domain-containing protein, whose amino-acid sequence MREVAVIGIGCTPFGEKWGSSFRDLFVQAGTLALEDAGISGEEIGAMYVGNMSAGRFIEQEHIGALIADYSGLATAHIPSTRVEAACASGGLAFRQAVIAVASGIEDIVVAAGVEKMTDVGTGASVDALAGAADREWEGFVGATFPGLYAMIAHDYMHKYPLTREELAMVAVKNHYNGARNPIAQFSQEITVETVLSSPLVADPLRLFDCSPITDGAAAVVLAPLDRAREYTDTPVRVLASAQASDTISLHDRRDLSTLDATVVAGKRAFQMAGLTPADIDLVEVHDCFTIAEILAIEDLGFCRKGEAGRLTREGMTALDGDLPVNTSGGLKACGHPVGATGIKQVWEVVQQLRGEAGKRQVDGAEVGMTHNVGGTGATVAVHILGV is encoded by the coding sequence ATGAGGGAGGTTGCAGTCATCGGGATAGGGTGCACGCCCTTCGGCGAGAAGTGGGGGTCGTCGTTCCGGGACCTCTTCGTGCAGGCAGGCACCCTCGCGCTCGAGGACGCGGGGATCTCCGGCGAGGAGATCGGCGCGATGTACGTCGGGAACATGAGCGCGGGCAGGTTCATCGAGCAGGAGCACATCGGGGCGCTTATCGCGGACTATTCCGGACTCGCGACGGCCCACATCCCCTCCACGAGGGTCGAGGCGGCGTGCGCCTCCGGCGGGCTCGCGTTCCGCCAGGCAGTCATCGCGGTCGCGTCGGGGATCGAGGACATCGTCGTCGCGGCGGGTGTGGAGAAGATGACGGACGTCGGGACGGGGGCGAGCGTGGATGCACTCGCGGGGGCCGCCGACAGGGAGTGGGAGGGATTCGTGGGAGCGACGTTCCCCGGCCTCTACGCGATGATCGCACACGACTACATGCACAAGTACCCCCTCACGAGGGAAGAGCTCGCGATGGTCGCCGTGAAGAACCACTACAACGGGGCGAGGAACCCGATCGCGCAGTTCTCGCAGGAGATCACGGTCGAGACGGTCCTCTCCTCCCCGCTCGTCGCGGACCCGCTCCGCCTCTTTGACTGCTCGCCGATCACGGACGGGGCCGCGGCGGTCGTGCTCGCACCGCTCGATCGCGCGCGGGAGTACACCGATACCCCCGTCCGCGTCCTCGCGAGTGCCCAGGCGAGCGACACGATCTCGCTCCACGACCGGCGCGACCTCAGCACGCTCGACGCGACGGTCGTCGCGGGGAAGAGAGCGTTCCAGATGGCGGGACTCACGCCTGCCGACATCGACCTCGTCGAGGTCCACGACTGCTTCACCATCGCGGAGATCCTCGCCATCGAGGATCTCGGGTTCTGCAGGAAGGGAGAGGCCGGGAGGCTCACGCGGGAGGGGATGACCGCGCTTGACGGAGACCTGCCGGTGAACACGTCCGGAGGTCTGAAAGCGTGCGGCCACCCCGTCGGTGCGACGGGCATCAAGCAGGTCTGGGAGGTCGTCCAGCAGCTCCGCGGCGAGGCCGGGAAGCGCCAGGTGGACGGGGCCGAGGTCGGGATGACGCACAACGTCGGGGGGACGGGCGCGACGGTCGCCGTCCACATCCTGGGGGTGTGA
- a CDS encoding tetratricopeptide repeat protein has protein sequence MLLVVLLLGGVMTTADDCGCGGVSDGPDTPDQGSDTPDGGDSGGNTPGGAGPDTGGTDSSSASSTGASGTPAESLLREARSLFQQGRYTESLAAYERTVAADPGSFSAWMGKGSAETALGLHESALSSFAQAARVKPADPDPWVRRGEVLLATGDYAAAAASFDRALLIQPGYAPALDGKARAEGFAENRTSPSPAAEPAPVETATPAGPQSPPTLPPTPAETPAPPREGPLAAAALAVFAAAVLARRQGR, from the coding sequence GTGCTCCTTGTCGTTCTCCTCCTCGGCGGGGTGATGACCACTGCCGACGACTGCGGGTGCGGCGGCGTCTCCGACGGACCGGACACCCCGGATCAGGGGAGCGATACCCCCGACGGGGGTGATTCCGGGGGGAACACTCCGGGAGGGGCAGGACCGGATACGGGAGGCACCGACAGCTCTTCAGCGTCGTCAACCGGCGCCTCGGGGACCCCCGCAGAATCCCTCCTCCGGGAGGCAAGGAGCCTCTTCCAGCAGGGCAGGTACACCGAGTCGCTCGCCGCGTACGAGCGGACGGTCGCCGCGGACCCCGGGTCGTTTTCGGCGTGGATGGGCAAGGGGAGCGCGGAGACTGCCCTCGGGCTGCACGAGAGCGCGCTCTCCTCCTTCGCGCAGGCCGCGCGGGTAAAGCCGGCCGACCCGGACCCGTGGGTCCGGAGGGGTGAGGTGCTGCTCGCGACCGGTGACTATGCCGCCGCGGCCGCCTCTTTCGACCGCGCGCTCCTCATCCAGCCGGGGTACGCGCCGGCGCTGGACGGGAAGGCGCGGGCTGAAGGGTTCGCCGAGAACCGTACTTCCCCGTCTCCCGCGGCAGAACCGGCGCCGGTGGAGACCGCCACACCCGCGGGGCCGCAGTCTCCCCCCACGCTGCCCCCGACACCCGCGGAGACCCCCGCGCCCCCGAGGGAGGGCCCGCTCGCGGCCGCTGCACTCGCGGTATTCGCGGCCGCCGTGCTCGCCCGCCGGCAGGGGAGGTGA
- a CDS encoding NAD-dependent epimerase/dehydratase family protein: MNPEYEEYEGSTILVTGGAGAIGGNLCRRLSELNARKVIILDNLTSSYEWNIPRAPNIIFIKGDILDEESLKRVFKERPQYVFHLAAHFANQNSVDNPETDLMVNGLGILKVLQYSQLVGVKRFVYSSSGCGVYGLDSKMPFEEHDVSIRLHTPYQVTKLLGELYTNYFYNLYHLPIVNARFFNSYGPGEVPGKYRNVIPNFFYWAMRGEPLPITGDGTETRDWTYVGDIVEGLLAMGVREEAVGEAINLGSGTEHRVIDMANIILKLTGSEAGIVYKERRDWDKKTHLLSCIAKGQRLIGYQPKMKFEDGLKETYDWFVKNWENIEKSAEF; this comes from the coding sequence ATGAATCCAGAATACGAAGAATACGAGGGCAGCACTATACTTGTCACAGGGGGAGCTGGTGCGATCGGCGGAAATCTCTGTCGAAGATTGTCCGAATTGAATGCGAGGAAAGTCATCATACTCGACAACCTCACCTCTTCCTACGAGTGGAATATTCCGAGAGCGCCGAACATCATTTTTATCAAGGGAGACATTCTCGACGAAGAATCTCTGAAGCGCGTCTTCAAGGAGAGACCCCAATACGTCTTCCATCTCGCGGCGCATTTCGCAAATCAGAATTCGGTCGACAACCCCGAGACGGATCTGATGGTGAATGGTCTGGGAATTCTGAAAGTACTTCAGTACTCCCAGCTTGTAGGTGTGAAGCGGTTCGTCTATTCCTCCTCCGGCTGTGGTGTCTACGGTCTGGACTCGAAGATGCCGTTTGAAGAGCACGATGTCTCCATACGCCTTCACACGCCCTATCAGGTCACGAAACTGCTCGGCGAACTTTACACCAATTACTTCTACAACCTCTACCACCTGCCGATCGTGAATGCACGGTTCTTCAACTCCTATGGTCCAGGGGAGGTGCCCGGGAAGTACCGCAATGTCATACCCAATTTCTTCTACTGGGCGATGAGAGGGGAGCCTCTTCCCATCACAGGCGATGGAACAGAGACGAGAGACTGGACCTACGTGGGCGATATCGTCGAAGGGCTGCTCGCAATGGGAGTGAGAGAAGAAGCGGTGGGCGAGGCGATCAATCTGGGTTCAGGGACAGAGCACCGGGTCATCGATATGGCAAATATCATCCTGAAGCTCACCGGCAGCGAAGCGGGCATTGTCTACAAAGAGAGGCGCGACTGGGACAAAAAAACGCATCTCCTCTCCTGCATCGCGAAGGGACAACGATTGATCGGATACCAGCCAAAAATGAAATTCGAGGATGGTCTGAAGGAGACATACGACTGGTTCGTGAAGAACTGGGAGAATATCGAGAAGAGCGCGGAATTCTGA
- a CDS encoding DUF86 domain-containing protein, with product MKDDRLYLIHILERIRRVEEYTRGGREVFSSSPMVQDAVVRNLEVIGEAVKNISPRLKDAHPEIPWRRIAGLRDLLIHRYMGVDLEEVWNIVVKDLPDLKERLVALDPSLRSI from the coding sequence GTGAAAGACGATCGGCTGTATCTGATCCACATCCTGGAGAGGATCAGGAGAGTTGAAGAGTACACCCGCGGAGGTCGCGAGGTGTTCTCCTCGTCACCCATGGTCCAGGACGCGGTGGTGAGAAATCTCGAGGTGATTGGCGAGGCAGTGAAGAATATCTCCCCCCGGCTGAAGGATGCGCATCCGGAAATACCATGGAGAAGAATCGCAGGGCTCCGTGATCTGCTGATTCATCGCTATATGGGTGTGGATCTTGAGGAAGTGTGGAATATCGTTGTGAAAGACCTGCCCGATTTGAAGGAGAGACTGGTAGCACTTGATCCATCCCTGCGCAGCATATGA
- a CDS encoding glycosyltransferase family 2 protein, with the protein MQPDAKKADTPHDPDIRIEEDPVSSLLAHYSMFEETLGMNTARGVVVPSRVPRPGPMRRLPLHRDSQVAPSHDETGSSGLPHPGRHFPPLVAVIPAYNEELTIGTVVLAARPHVDRVIVVDDGSTDRTARIAELAGAEVIRNPTNLGKAQALMAGFSRALAYSPSAVVMLDADGQHDPAEIPSLAKPVLSGRADMVIGSRFLSGNNRIPKYRVLGQKALDIATWARSGIRCTDSQSGFRVLGPRALANLDFHSEGYNIESDMLAHFAERGLSIEEVPIGVNYSVANGHKKHALAHGLDVLSHIIGVVGYRRPLLFFGIPGAVLTLLGAGLSVYTVTELYAGGVFHSVLFIGGITCLILGLMLVTTGLILNSLVQVVRVGRA; encoded by the coding sequence ATGCAGCCAGACGCGAAAAAGGCAGACACGCCCCACGATCCCGACATTCGTATCGAAGAGGACCCTGTTTCCTCGCTCCTCGCCCACTATTCAATGTTCGAAGAGACCCTCGGCATGAATACCGCGAGGGGCGTCGTCGTTCCCTCCCGCGTGCCCCGACCCGGGCCGATGCGTCGTCTCCCTCTCCACAGGGACTCCCAAGTGGCTCCCTCACACGACGAGACCGGGTCGTCTGGTCTCCCTCACCCCGGGAGGCATTTCCCCCCCCTCGTCGCCGTCATCCCCGCCTACAACGAGGAGCTCACGATCGGGACGGTGGTCCTCGCGGCCCGCCCGCACGTCGACCGCGTGATCGTCGTGGACGACGGGTCGACGGACAGAACGGCACGGATTGCGGAACTCGCGGGGGCCGAGGTCATCAGGAACCCCACCAACCTCGGCAAGGCGCAGGCCCTCATGGCGGGTTTCTCCCGAGCACTCGCGTACTCCCCTTCGGCCGTCGTGATGCTCGACGCCGACGGCCAGCACGACCCCGCCGAGATCCCCTCGCTCGCAAAACCCGTCCTCTCCGGGCGCGCGGACATGGTCATCGGGTCGCGGTTCCTCTCGGGGAACAACAGGATCCCGAAGTACCGCGTCCTCGGGCAGAAGGCGCTCGACATTGCCACGTGGGCGAGGAGCGGGATCCGCTGCACGGATTCCCAGTCGGGGTTCCGCGTCCTCGGGCCGAGGGCGCTTGCCAACCTCGACTTCCACTCCGAGGGCTACAACATCGAGTCCGACATGCTCGCCCACTTCGCGGAGAGGGGGCTCTCCATCGAGGAGGTGCCCATCGGCGTGAACTACTCCGTCGCGAACGGCCACAAGAAGCACGCGCTCGCCCACGGCCTCGACGTGCTCAGTCACATCATCGGGGTCGTCGGGTACCGGAGACCCCTCCTCTTTTTTGGGATCCCAGGAGCTGTTCTCACCCTGCTTGGTGCCGGGCTCTCGGTCTATACCGTCACGGAGCTTTACGCGGGGGGCGTATTCCACTCTGTCCTGTTCATCGGGGGGATCACGTGCCTGATCCTCGGGCTGATGCTGGTGACGACGGGTCTCATCCTGAACAGCCTCGTGCAGGTCGTGAGGGTGGGGAGGGCGTGA
- a CDS encoding nucleotidyltransferase family protein — MPGLQELVRKKRDDILKLAALHGARNVRLFGSAGRGEDRGGSDIDLLVEFEPGRSLLDHVALVQDLEELLGCHVDVVTEGSLHWYIREKVKGEARAL, encoded by the coding sequence GTGCCAGGCCTCCAGGAACTGGTCAGAAAGAAACGTGATGACATATTAAAGCTCGCGGCACTCCATGGCGCAAGGAACGTGCGGTTGTTTGGGTCTGCCGGGCGGGGAGAGGACAGGGGGGGGAGTGATATCGACCTCCTCGTCGAATTCGAACCTGGCAGGAGCCTGTTGGACCACGTGGCACTTGTTCAGGACCTCGAAGAATTGCTCGGTTGTCACGTGGACGTGGTGACCGAGGGATCGCTGCACTGGTACATCAGGGAGAAGGTGAAAGGAGAAGCGAGGGCGCTGTGA